The genomic interval CGAATGTTATACCTATACAAGAAACCCAGTACCGCATCGGTACTGGGTTTCTTGTATAACATTAAACATCTTCCCATCCGAAATAATAATAGGGGAACCAAGAAGTCGAGACATAGACAACAGCATGGCTCTCCCTATCGAATATGAACGATATTGAATACATATTATCAGGGTTGTTAAGCTTATCATGAATGGAAATGTCGCGGTAATTTCCGTCGTTGGTCTTCTCGTAGAAATAGGTAGCTGATTGGTCTCCATAAAAACCAAAAGTTCCATATAGGCGAAGGACATCGAACATTGTGCTTTCTCCGAGGACAATCCCCTTATATGTACGTAATGACTGATTTGCATTGGTAAGTTCAATAGAGTCTTCATCTATTTTCCAAGAATCAATCAACCCACCTTTGTTATAGTGAGCTGAGAATAAAGGGTAAATGTTATTATTAAAGACATCCTTATCATCCGAAACCTCGTATAGCTCCTCTATTGTTTTTTTTGAATCTCCTATCTTCACCTCAGTAAAAGGACTATTTCCAAATAAATTGAAGTCATTTCCCGTGACAGGTTCAGCGCTGAAATCTGGAATACGCTGGACGGCTGCAGATGGTAAAGACGGTAGAAGTGTGCGATCCGATGGAGCGGTTGGCCTTTTTAATATATCCAGTACTCCTTTAAAGGAGAGTTGTCTAATCCACTGAATGGCTTCTGCTCGTGAAAAAGAGTCCTGTCCATTGAATTGCTCTGGCGTTATAGCATCACTGTTAGCCATACCGTTTCCAATGAGGTAAACAACGGCGTCTTCACCTTCATAATGAACCCCTTGCACGGCACAAATGATTTCTGAAGCTCGCGACTTCGTGAGTGGCTCCATTCGCAGCTTATGGTTCGAAGCGCCGGATGTAGGATGATTAAAGCTCTCTGCCAGGCGATAGGGACCGTCTGTCCAATCATCATTACCCTCAGGGGAACTTGCGGATGGCAAAGCCATACCCAAGGCTCTATAAAGAGCTTTTAAAAACTCTGCTTCACTTATTGGCTCGTCAGGCTTTAAGCTGCTGTCAGGGTATCCATTTATAATATTTTGTGCCATAGCCCATTGAAACAGACGCTCAGCCCAGTGTCCTTTCATTCCATAGGGCTTGATAATGAGAAAATCGTATTTTTCGTCATCTTTTTGATCCTGAGCATTCAAATTTGCTGTTGCTGTTACCCAAAATAATGAAGATACGATGATCAGACATGTAACTATACGCTTAAACTTAAACATAAAATTCATCCTTCCGAATCCAATTAAATACCGTTTTTTATATTGTTAAAAACTTCCTAATGTTATATCGGAAAGTATAGTATTTTAACTGATAGCTGCGAGTGAAAACAGCGATTTGATTTATTCTTCTTTAAACAGAATTAGATGAGGCGATGTAATGGAGTAGATTAAAATAGCTGTGGCAAGGCAAGCGGTGGGGGTCTTTCATTGGTTGCGTAAGCGTGGCGTAATGTAAACAGCTTACTCGGTTGATTTCATGGAACATAAGCAAGCTTTAAAAATATTTTGAATATTCCTTTACATGAATATTCCCGTTGTGGTATATTCAATTCAACAAAAGGAAATACAAGGAGGGAGGCTTAAAGGATTCGATAAAGCAATGTTTGCTTTAGAAGAAGGATGAATTAATTAAATCAAGTGAATGGATGTTTTTCTTATGAATGCTAACGTTATGAGTGCCTTGGCTGAGCCTAACCGCCTGCAGATTGTTGACCTATTGCGAGCGAGTCCTCTAACGGTTGGGGAGATTGCTGAAAGGCTTGGCTTACGGCAGCCCCAAGCTTCCAAGCATTTGCGCGTCCTTAGCGAGGCCGGTATTGTTGAGGTGCAGGCGATTGCTAACCGTCGTATATACAAGCTGCGTCCTGATCCGTTTAAGGAATTAGACGCTTGGCTGGAATCATACCGACGTATGTGGGAGGAACGCTACGATCGGCTGGACGATTATTTATTGGAGCTGCAAAACAAGGAAACAGATAAGTAAGATTAGCAATAAGACATAAACGGATTAATGATATAAACAAATTTGAGGAGGATGTTTATTATGACTAACCCTAACCTAACTAATCAATTGGTATCTAAAGTAGAAGGCAGCACACTTATATTGGAGCGTGTGTTTCAAGCACCGCGCGAGCTTGTATTTAAAGCTTTCTCGGAGGCAGAGCATTTAAAACATTGGTGGGGACCAAAAGGCTGGACTATACCTGTATGCAACGTCGACTTTCGTCCAGGTGGAACTTGGCATTATTGCATGAAGTGTGAAGATAAGAACCAAGGCGATTTCTACGGTATGGAATCGTGGGGTAAAGCATTCTATCAGGAGATTACAGCACCGGAGCAGATCGTCTATAGAGATTGTTTCTCGGATGCAGAAGGCAATGTTGCGGAAAATATGCCGCAAATGATGGTTACACTCGATTTTATTGAGCAAGATGGCAAGACGAAGCTAGTTAACACCGCGAAATATGCATCGCCAGAAGCTTTGCAAACGGTGATTGATATGGGAATGATTCCAGGTATAACGCAAACGTTTGAAAACTTGGATGTTCATCTGGAAAAGCTGCAACAGAGCAATTAAGGAATAAAGGCGTGTATTTTCACAAGAAGAATTAATAAAAATAGAAAAGAGACCGTATGATACGTCGCCTTAACTTGGGATTTTAAACTGATACTATTACCTATAAATTGTTTGGAGCTAGAAAAAAACAGCGTACTCAGTTACCCGAGTACGCTGTTTTCTTCTTCATTACGCTAGATTACCAGTTGTTTCCGGATACTCTTGTCACTGTAAAGTTCGGGCTGCCGCTTTCACCATAAATGGCTGCGACACCTGGATTATTCACTTTCACATTCGTAAAGCTTGCTCCGCCGACAGCTGGCCCTTGGCCTTGTTCTCCTCTGACCACGAGCTTGATGCCGTAGCGGGAAGGGTTGTTGATGTTAACGTTCTCTACGCGAACGTTTTGCATAGCAAGGTTCTCTGGCGATTTTGTCTGGAACATTAAACCAAAATACACAGGATTATTAATGTCCACATTTTTTACGAGAATGTTTTTGAAGGTTCTGTCTCCTCCGAAGAACCAGATAGCGCCAAAGTTTTGATATTCATTGATTTTGTCATCAGCGCCGACGCTGGTCCAGAAATCTCCACCCGTACGGTCTAATGTTACGCCATCAATTACAGTGTCCTTATCACCAAATCCTAATGTGTTGTAACCAAAGCTTAAGCTGCTGATGGTAATGCCTGGATAAGTCAACGTATCTGCACCATAGAGGTTTTGATATAGGTTATCCGAGCCGCCGTATACGGCAAAAGCTGCTGCGCGTCTTACACAGGTTGCCGTAAGATTCGTGTATTTGTTGCTTACATTGTAGGAACCGCCTGCATCAACCGCACTGAATAAGGCGAAGGCATCGTCACCGGCGCCTCTTGAATAGTTGTTGTCAATTACGTTATAGGATGAGCCGTTGGTCATGTTAATTCCATCCGCGAATGTGTTTTTGATACGATTGTCTTTGAACGTGTTGTTGGAGGAATTCACGCCCCAATATAAGCAGATGAAGTGCTCAACCCAGACGTTCTGAACGGTTACGTTCTGCATGCCGTTGCCATCGATGAATTTACCAGGACCATCAGTTCTGTATACATAGTTGCCCCATGCAGACAGGTCTTTAATCGTTGAACCGTTAGCGGTAGAGCCAATATTAAAACCTACATCTGTATTGGATTGGTTCTGTGGCGCAACCAATTTGGTATGCCATGGTCCAGCACCAATGATTTCGGTTGCACGTCCATAAAGGAATATTTTACTGTTGATCACCCATTCGCCTGCAGGGATGTAAATACCCTTTTTCGTGGAATCCTGTCTAAATTCATTAAGCGCCTGCTCTATGGATTTGGAAGAGGAAACCGAAATATATTTAGTCGTGTCAGGGTTGGCAGCTGGAGGAGCGACATTTTCGGTTTCAATCATGTCAACATAGATTGCTGATACGTCACCAGCATCCTTTTGAATTTTGATCTTTGTTCCTGCTGGATACACTTGGTCAAGCAGCAACTGGGAATCTTCATACAGCCAGTAAGCAGTTAATCCTGCCCCAGGCGCATTGTCGTAACCCAGGCGGCCAAGCGTACTTGGTGTTGCATAGACGTAAGAGAACTTGGAGGTTACCGTGAATTTGCCTTTACTCACACCGTTAGCATAAATACTAATCGTTCCAGTCGTATTTTCTGCAACTGCGTTGCGAAGGACAAAAGCGTTAGCCGAAGAAGTCAGCGTAAACTCTACATATTCGCCTGTTGCATCAAGATGCACGGCGGACCGTCCAGAAGCTTCACCCGCATAATCGCCAGGCTTGAAGTTCGGAGCTAATTTTGTTCCGTTCGTTGTATTGGAAGAGGACTCTGCTTCAATAATGGTAAACGGCATATTAGCGCCGCGGCCGGAATAAAGGCTTGTTGTATTTGAGTTGTTAGCTTGCTTAATGAGTACTTCGTTTGTGTCAGCTGCAACAGAGGAAG from Paenibacillus sp. FSL K6-3182 carries:
- a CDS encoding SRPBCC domain-containing protein; protein product: MTNPNLTNQLVSKVEGSTLILERVFQAPRELVFKAFSEAEHLKHWWGPKGWTIPVCNVDFRPGGTWHYCMKCEDKNQGDFYGMESWGKAFYQEITAPEQIVYRDCFSDAEGNVAENMPQMMVTLDFIEQDGKTKLVNTAKYASPEALQTVIDMGMIPGITQTFENLDVHLEKLQQSN
- a CDS encoding S-layer homology domain-containing protein; translation: MNFMFKFKRIVTCLIIVSSLFWVTATANLNAQDQKDDEKYDFLIIKPYGMKGHWAERLFQWAMAQNIINGYPDSSLKPDEPISEAEFLKALYRALGMALPSASSPEGNDDWTDGPYRLAESFNHPTSGASNHKLRMEPLTKSRASEIICAVQGVHYEGEDAVVYLIGNGMANSDAITPEQFNGQDSFSRAEAIQWIRQLSFKGVLDILKRPTAPSDRTLLPSLPSAAVQRIPDFSAEPVTGNDFNLFGNSPFTEVKIGDSKKTIEELYEVSDDKDVFNNNIYPLFSAHYNKGGLIDSWKIDEDSIELTNANQSLRTYKGIVLGESTMFDVLRLYGTFGFYGDQSATYFYEKTNDGNYRDISIHDKLNNPDNMYSISFIFDRESHAVVYVSTSWFPYYYFGWEDV
- a CDS encoding discoidin domain-containing protein, with translation MLSMNELVKRNPFVIMSLAFVLLLSQLTLYPSVSSAAGGPNLALGKVVSASGYADVYVASNVNDNNQGTYWESVNNAFPQWLQIDLGANTSIDQVKLKLPAGWETRSQTLAVQGSTNGTTFSNIVGSASYTFNPAVSSNTVTINFTATSTRYVRLNFTANTGWQAGQISEFEIYGSTVTPTPTPTPIPTATPTPTPVPTQTPTPTPTPTPTITPTPTITPTPTITPTPPAGGNLALGKLITSSSTVHTFVATNGNDGNTATYWEGGSNPSQLTVDLGSNHNITSVVVKLNPSSEWGTRTQTIQVLGNTQNSSTFSSLVSAASYTFNPANGNSVTIPVTATAKQVQLNITNNSGAPAGQVAEFEIYGAPAPNPDLTITGITWTPTAPVETNAITLNASVKNIGTANAPATTVNFYLGNELAGSAPVAALTAGASATVSLNAGAKNAGTYAVSAKVDESNAIIEQNETNNSYSNPTALTVAAVSSSDLIATASWNPSNPSAGNTVTFTVNLKNQGNIASAGGAHAITLVLKNAAGATIQSLNGSYNGSLAVDQSVNVSLGTWTAVNGSYTVTSSVAADTNEVLIKQANNSNTTSLYSGRGANMPFTIIEAESSSNTTNGTKLAPNFKPGDYAGEASGRSAVHLDATGEYVEFTLTSSANAFVLRNAVAENTTGTISIYANGVSKGKFTVTSKFSYVYATPSTLGRLGYDNAPGAGLTAYWLYEDSQLLLDQVYPAGTKIKIQKDAGDVSAIYVDMIETENVAPPAANPDTTKYISVSSSKSIEQALNEFRQDSTKKGIYIPAGEWVINSKIFLYGRATEIIGAGPWHTKLVAPQNQSNTDVGFNIGSTANGSTIKDLSAWGNYVYRTDGPGKFIDGNGMQNVTVQNVWVEHFICLYWGVNSSNNTFKDNRIKNTFADGINMTNGSSYNVIDNNYSRGAGDDAFALFSAVDAGGSYNVSNKYTNLTATCVRRAAAFAVYGGSDNLYQNLYGADTLTYPGITISSLSFGYNTLGFGDKDTVIDGVTLDRTGGDFWTSVGADDKINEYQNFGAIWFFGGDRTFKNILVKNVDINNPVYFGLMFQTKSPENLAMQNVRVENVNINNPSRYGIKLVVRGEQGQGPAVGGASFTNVKVNNPGVAAIYGESGSPNFTVTRVSGNNW
- a CDS encoding metalloregulator ArsR/SmtB family transcription factor, giving the protein MNANVMSALAEPNRLQIVDLLRASPLTVGEIAERLGLRQPQASKHLRVLSEAGIVEVQAIANRRIYKLRPDPFKELDAWLESYRRMWEERYDRLDDYLLELQNKETDK